One Streptomyces sp. NBC_00554 DNA segment encodes these proteins:
- a CDS encoding ABC transporter substrate-binding protein produces MRDVTPTPALHRRSFLKYTGALGAAAAVSSSLSACSAGPESTNDTGGGGSGGNSTLTAVIGYGNDGSWDPTQTASAFSMAANNHIYEGLLDTDPISREPYAALATQVPADLTGTSWKFELRPGARFHDGKPVTADDVVFVFDRILDPKTQTLGKGFFASWLKEVRKIDAMNVELVLKFPFPEGVSRLTLAKVMPKHVFSQPGAWDEAIRGKAIGSGPYRQTAHHPKSNTTFEAFADYNGPRKAAFKKMNWLTMVDAAPRVAKISGASAGAPIADNIPYANIEQLKKGGMTVQGGAGMNNLFLMFNTQHKPFDDVRVRQALHYAIDTDKMVQVALKGHGRASSSFLNEGNPSYRPAKTVYAYDPEKAKQLLADAGVEGLKVDIMAVNVSWIVDCLPTIKASWDAIGVETTLDPQETTAVFTKMDQKQDYQVVAAASNPNQFGLDADLIMHYNYGPQNLWMGYARWAGDPVAKKLFKDMDQATQEPDATRKKTMIQDYIDVVAEQAVLYPVVHNELMTAWDPRKLTGIRAQPYPGINLLQAKWA; encoded by the coding sequence GTGCGCGACGTGACCCCCACTCCGGCGCTGCACCGCCGGTCGTTCCTGAAGTACACCGGCGCGCTGGGCGCGGCCGCCGCCGTCTCGTCGTCCCTGTCGGCCTGCTCGGCGGGGCCGGAGTCCACGAACGACACCGGCGGCGGGGGCAGCGGCGGGAACAGCACGCTGACCGCCGTCATCGGCTACGGGAACGACGGCAGCTGGGATCCGACGCAGACGGCGTCCGCCTTCTCGATGGCCGCCAACAACCACATCTACGAGGGCCTGCTCGACACGGACCCGATCTCCCGCGAGCCCTACGCCGCGCTCGCCACGCAGGTGCCCGCCGACCTCACCGGCACCTCCTGGAAGTTCGAGCTGCGCCCGGGCGCCAGGTTCCACGACGGGAAGCCCGTCACCGCGGACGACGTGGTGTTCGTGTTCGACCGGATCCTCGATCCGAAGACGCAGACCCTCGGCAAGGGCTTCTTCGCGAGCTGGCTGAAGGAGGTCAGGAAGATCGACGCGATGAACGTCGAGCTGGTCCTCAAGTTCCCCTTCCCCGAAGGGGTTTCCCGGCTCACCCTCGCGAAGGTCATGCCGAAGCACGTCTTCTCCCAGCCGGGCGCCTGGGACGAGGCGATCAGGGGCAAGGCGATCGGCTCGGGACCGTACCGGCAGACCGCCCACCACCCGAAGTCGAACACCACCTTCGAGGCCTTCGCCGACTACAACGGCCCGCGCAAAGCGGCGTTCAAGAAGATGAACTGGCTGACGATGGTGGACGCCGCACCGCGCGTCGCGAAGATCTCGGGGGCGAGCGCCGGAGCGCCGATCGCCGACAACATCCCCTACGCCAACATCGAGCAGCTCAAGAAGGGCGGCATGACCGTCCAGGGCGGCGCGGGGATGAACAACCTCTTCCTGATGTTCAACACCCAGCACAAGCCCTTCGACGATGTGCGGGTGCGCCAGGCGCTGCACTACGCCATCGACACCGACAAGATGGTCCAGGTCGCACTGAAGGGGCACGGCAGGGCGTCGAGTTCGTTCCTCAACGAGGGCAACCCGAGCTACCGGCCGGCGAAGACCGTCTACGCGTACGACCCGGAGAAGGCGAAACAGCTCCTGGCGGACGCGGGCGTCGAGGGGCTGAAGGTCGACATCATGGCGGTCAACGTCAGTTGGATCGTCGACTGCCTGCCCACGATCAAGGCGTCCTGGGACGCGATCGGTGTCGAGACGACGCTCGACCCGCAGGAGACCACGGCCGTCTTCACGAAGATGGACCAGAAGCAGGACTACCAGGTGGTCGCGGCGGCCTCGAACCCCAACCAGTTCGGCCTCGACGCGGACCTGATCATGCACTACAACTACGGCCCCCAGAACCTGTGGATGGGCTACGCCCGCTGGGCCGGTGACCCCGTGGCCAAGAAGCTCTTCAAGGACATGGACCAGGCGACGCAGGAGCCGGACGCCACCCGGAAGAAGACGATGATCCAGGACTACATCGACGTCGTCGCCGAACAGGCCGTGCTCTACCCGGTCGTGCACAACGAGCTGATGACCGCCTGGGACCCGAGGAAGCTCACGGGGATAAGGGCACAGCCGTACCCCGGGATCAACCTCCTGCAAGCCAAGTGGGCGTAG
- a CDS encoding dipeptide/oligopeptide/nickel ABC transporter permease/ATP-binding protein: MFTSFNRKRLTEALSRPGIRLRGWRRLPLLSRVAVCFLTLVVVVAVFAPLLAPDDPLDQQPLVGGTGAPSAEHWMGQDSLGRDIMSRLMYGARWSLAIGLGATALALVVGALLGAVAATSRKAVDETLMRCLDVVMAFPGIALAAVLVAVFGGGITVLICAIAFLFTPPVARVVRANVLDQYGEDYVTAEHVIGARTPHIVIKHVAINCAAPILVFCTVQVAEAIVFEASLSFIGAGVRPPDPSWGSVIADGKNMVLTGGWWATVFPGLLMLITVLSLNILSEGVSDAWAAPAARDVPAREAKDRLEAPEPGSGKVLDLPGLTEAAARLRSRARPLPEGAVPVLAVENLAIGFDARHGGVDIVDGISFEVQPGEVLGLVGESGCGKSLTALTVMGLEPKGARVRGHVRFNQRQLVGEPMRVRRRLLGHEMAMIYQDALSSLNPAMTIRAQLKQVVRRGGKRTPAELLELVGLDPERTLRSYPHELSGGQRQRVLIAMALSRDPKLIVADEPTTALDVTVQAQVMELLLRLRTELDFALILVSHDLALISAVTDRVVVMYGGQIVETGVTADLVEEPAHHYTRGLLGSVLSLETAAERMTQIKGVVPSPADFPAGCRFADRCPMASEPCRDTAPDLLGSRYHLAACHHPAIDLTPEPTGSEVVN; this comes from the coding sequence ATGTTCACATCGTTCAATCGCAAGCGTCTCACCGAGGCCCTGTCCCGGCCCGGCATCCGGCTGCGCGGCTGGCGCCGGCTGCCGCTCCTCTCCCGGGTCGCGGTCTGCTTCCTGACGCTCGTCGTCGTGGTGGCGGTGTTCGCGCCGCTGCTCGCACCGGACGACCCGCTCGACCAGCAGCCGCTCGTCGGCGGCACGGGAGCCCCGTCCGCAGAGCACTGGATGGGGCAGGACAGCCTCGGCCGGGACATCATGAGCCGGCTGATGTACGGCGCCCGCTGGTCGCTTGCCATCGGCCTGGGCGCCACCGCGCTCGCCCTCGTCGTGGGAGCACTCCTCGGCGCGGTCGCGGCGACCTCGCGCAAGGCGGTCGACGAGACGCTGATGCGCTGCCTGGACGTGGTCATGGCGTTCCCCGGCATCGCACTGGCCGCCGTCCTGGTGGCCGTGTTCGGCGGCGGGATCACCGTGCTGATCTGCGCGATCGCGTTCCTGTTCACACCGCCCGTCGCCAGGGTCGTACGCGCGAACGTCCTCGACCAGTACGGCGAGGACTACGTCACTGCCGAGCACGTCATCGGCGCCCGCACCCCGCACATCGTCATCAAGCACGTGGCGATCAACTGCGCCGCGCCCATCCTGGTGTTCTGCACCGTGCAGGTCGCCGAGGCCATCGTCTTCGAGGCCTCACTGTCCTTCATCGGCGCGGGGGTCAGGCCCCCGGACCCGTCCTGGGGCAGCGTCATCGCCGACGGCAAGAACATGGTGCTCACCGGCGGCTGGTGGGCCACCGTCTTCCCGGGCCTGCTGATGCTGATCACCGTGCTGTCGCTGAACATCCTCTCCGAGGGCGTCTCGGACGCGTGGGCCGCGCCCGCCGCGCGCGACGTACCGGCACGAGAGGCGAAGGACCGGCTGGAGGCCCCCGAGCCCGGCAGCGGCAAGGTCCTGGATCTGCCGGGGCTCACCGAGGCAGCGGCCCGGCTGCGCAGCCGGGCCCGCCCCCTTCCCGAGGGCGCCGTGCCCGTCCTGGCCGTCGAGAACCTGGCCATCGGCTTCGATGCCCGCCACGGGGGTGTGGACATCGTCGACGGCATCAGTTTCGAGGTGCAGCCGGGTGAGGTGCTCGGGCTGGTGGGCGAGTCCGGCTGCGGCAAGTCGCTGACCGCGCTGACGGTGATGGGCCTGGAGCCGAAGGGCGCCAGGGTCCGCGGCCATGTCCGGTTCAACCAACGGCAGTTGGTGGGCGAGCCGATGCGCGTACGGCGCAGACTCCTCGGCCACGAGATGGCGATGATCTACCAGGATGCGCTGTCGTCCCTGAACCCGGCGATGACGATCCGGGCACAGCTGAAACAGGTCGTACGGCGAGGCGGCAAGCGCACTCCTGCGGAGCTGTTGGAGCTGGTCGGCCTCGACCCCGAACGCACCCTGCGCAGCTACCCGCACGAGCTCTCCGGCGGCCAGCGCCAGCGCGTACTGATCGCCATGGCGCTGTCCCGCGACCCCAAGCTCATCGTCGCCGACGAACCGACGACGGCCCTCGACGTGACCGTCCAGGCGCAGGTCATGGAGCTGCTGCTGCGGCTGCGCACGGAGCTGGACTTCGCACTGATCCTCGTCTCCCACGACCTGGCGCTGATCTCGGCGGTCACCGACCGGGTGGTCGTCATGTACGGCGGCCAGATCGTCGAGACCGGGGTGACCGCCGACCTCGTCGAGGAGCCGGCCCACCACTACACACGCGGACTCCTCGGCAGCGTGCTGTCGCTGGAGACGGCCGCCGAGCGGATGACGCAGATCAAGGGCGTCGTGCCCTCCCCCGCGGACTTCCCGGCGGGCTGCCGGTTCGCCGACCGCTGCCCGATGGCGAGCGAGCCGTGCCGCGACACCGCACCCGACCTGCTGGGCAGCCGCTACCACCTGGCGGCCTGCCACCATCCGGCGATCGACCTGACACCGGAACCGACCGGAAGCGAGGTCGTGAATTGA
- a CDS encoding ABC transporter permease, protein MVTVARILLRRIALLVPLMLGIVLFVFIVMRFSDVDPASAFFQGANPTPQQLIDFREQNGLLDPFPVRYFHFLGDLLHGDLGTSALTGAPVLEQITTALPLTLQLTFLGLGIAVVLSLLGGVTAAIYRDRLPDQIIRVVSLTGVAAPGFWLALLMIQYLAVDLGWFPTGGYINPADSLTGWLKTMTLPALALSLPVAAQLTRIVRTSVVEELDKDYVRTAIGSGLPPHVVVGRNVLRNALMNPLTVLGLRVGYLLGGAVVIETIFSLPGMGKLMIDAVKNGDPAVVQGVVLTTATGFVVVNLVIDILYLLVNPRLREAT, encoded by the coding sequence GTGGTCACCGTCGCCAGGATCCTGCTCCGCCGTATCGCCCTGCTCGTACCGCTGATGCTCGGGATCGTGCTCTTCGTCTTCATCGTGATGCGGTTCTCGGACGTCGATCCGGCATCCGCGTTCTTCCAGGGCGCCAATCCGACGCCGCAGCAGCTGATCGACTTCCGGGAGCAGAACGGGCTCCTCGACCCGTTCCCGGTGCGCTACTTCCACTTCCTGGGGGACCTGCTCCACGGCGACCTGGGCACCAGCGCGCTGACCGGCGCACCGGTGCTCGAACAGATCACCACCGCGCTGCCGCTCACCCTCCAGCTCACCTTCCTTGGCCTGGGCATCGCGGTGGTGCTCTCGCTGCTCGGCGGGGTCACCGCGGCGATCTACCGCGACCGGCTGCCGGACCAGATCATCCGGGTCGTCTCGCTGACCGGTGTCGCGGCGCCCGGCTTCTGGCTGGCGCTGCTGATGATCCAGTACCTGGCCGTCGACCTGGGCTGGTTCCCGACCGGCGGCTACATCAACCCGGCCGACTCCCTGACCGGCTGGCTCAAGACGATGACGCTGCCCGCGCTCGCGCTGTCGCTGCCGGTCGCCGCGCAGCTCACCAGGATCGTGCGGACCTCGGTGGTCGAGGAGCTCGACAAGGACTATGTGCGCACGGCGATCGGCAGCGGCCTGCCGCCCCACGTGGTCGTCGGCCGCAACGTCCTGCGCAACGCCCTGATGAACCCGCTCACCGTGCTCGGGCTGCGCGTGGGGTACCTGCTCGGCGGGGCGGTCGTCATCGAGACGATCTTCTCCCTGCCCGGCATGGGGAAGCTGATGATCGACGCCGTGAAGAACGGTGACCCGGCGGTCGTCCAGGGCGTCGTCCTGACCACGGCCACCGGCTTCGTCGTCGTGAACCTCGTCATCGACATCCTGTATCTGCTGGTCAACCCGCGGCTGAGGGAGGCGACCTGA
- a CDS encoding FadR/GntR family transcriptional regulator produces MPEETGSRRRPERRLSGQIQREVMQLILDRKLRAGAPLPTEAELMEDLGVSRNSVREALKALQALDIVDIRHGYGTYVGEASLTPLVDGLTFRTLARPSDDASALAEILQVREVLEEGLIRRVAGTLSEAELDRLESVVTRMETAGQEGGPFAELDREFHELLYASLGNALVPQLLGAFWTVFRRVSGIRGWTDDPAPEVTVRRHRDIVTALRAHDVEGAQRAMAFHFRGIEARAAQESRGVS; encoded by the coding sequence ATGCCCGAGGAGACCGGTAGCCGGCGCAGGCCCGAACGCCGGTTGAGCGGCCAGATACAGCGCGAGGTGATGCAGCTGATCCTCGACCGCAAACTCCGGGCCGGCGCGCCGCTGCCGACCGAGGCGGAACTCATGGAGGACCTGGGCGTCAGCCGCAACTCCGTCCGTGAGGCCCTCAAGGCCCTCCAGGCCCTCGACATAGTCGACATAAGGCATGGATACGGCACGTACGTCGGCGAGGCATCTCTGACACCCCTGGTCGACGGACTGACCTTCCGGACCCTCGCACGGCCCAGCGACGACGCGAGCGCGCTGGCCGAGATACTCCAGGTCCGCGAGGTGCTGGAGGAGGGGCTGATCCGCCGGGTCGCCGGCACACTCTCCGAGGCCGAGCTCGACCGGCTCGAATCCGTCGTGACCCGGATGGAGACCGCGGGCCAGGAGGGCGGCCCCTTCGCCGAACTCGACCGCGAATTCCACGAGTTGCTGTACGCCTCCCTCGGCAACGCCCTCGTCCCACAGCTCCTCGGCGCCTTCTGGACCGTCTTCCGCCGCGTCTCCGGCATCCGCGGCTGGACCGACGACCCGGCACCCGAGGTCACCGTCCGCCGCCACCGCGACATCGTCACCGCCCTGCGCGCCCACGACGTGGAGGGCGCACAGCGGGCGATGGCGTTCCACTTCCGGGGCATCGAGGCGCGGGCGGCACAGGAGTCACGGGGGGTGAGCTGA
- a CDS encoding oligopeptide/dipeptide ABC transporter ATP-binding protein has product MNALVTLADAHVVHKARTGGLFSRDRVYALTGADLTIAPGETVGVVGESGCGKSTLAKVLVGVQRPTSGTVTFGGRDLWSLPPTERRTAVGGSTGMIFQDPSTALNRRLTVRQILRDPLDVHKRGTPARREERVKELMELVGLPRVLAEGLPGQLSGGQRQRVAIARALALDPDLVVADEPTSALDVSVRAQILNLLLDLKERLGLALVFVSHDIQTVRRMSDRVITMYLGRIVEESPAHEVTDSSRHPYTRALFSAAPGLLDPIDPIPLVGPVPSATRPPSGCPFRTRCWKADAVCAGAMPDFTAASHPDHRYRCHHPVQEGQSTRDLVTQALSASPAAATADVPLEHTREP; this is encoded by the coding sequence CTGAACGCGCTGGTGACACTCGCCGACGCCCACGTCGTCCACAAGGCCCGCACCGGGGGCCTCTTCTCCCGCGACCGGGTGTACGCCCTCACCGGCGCCGACCTCACCATCGCGCCCGGCGAGACGGTCGGCGTCGTCGGTGAGTCCGGCTGCGGCAAGTCGACACTCGCCAAGGTGCTGGTGGGGGTGCAGCGGCCGACGTCCGGCACGGTGACGTTCGGCGGCCGGGACCTGTGGTCGCTGCCGCCCACCGAACGGCGTACGGCCGTCGGCGGCAGCACCGGCATGATCTTCCAGGACCCGTCGACGGCGCTGAACCGGCGGCTGACGGTCCGGCAGATCCTGCGGGACCCCCTCGACGTCCACAAGCGCGGTACGCCGGCCCGGCGCGAGGAGCGGGTCAAGGAGCTGATGGAGCTGGTCGGCCTGCCCCGCGTCCTGGCCGAGGGCCTGCCGGGCCAGCTCTCCGGCGGCCAGCGCCAGCGCGTCGCCATCGCCCGCGCCCTCGCCCTCGACCCCGACCTCGTCGTGGCCGACGAGCCCACGAGCGCCCTTGACGTGTCGGTCCGCGCCCAGATCCTCAACCTCCTCCTGGACCTCAAGGAACGCCTGGGCCTCGCCCTCGTCTTCGTCTCGCACGACATCCAGACGGTACGCAGGATGAGCGACCGGGTGATCACGATGTACCTCGGCCGGATCGTCGAGGAGTCCCCGGCCCACGAGGTCACCGACAGCTCCCGGCACCCGTACACCCGGGCCCTCTTCTCAGCCGCCCCCGGCCTCCTCGACCCCATCGACCCCATCCCCCTGGTGGGACCCGTCCCCTCGGCCACCCGCCCGCCGTCCGGCTGCCCCTTCCGTACCCGCTGCTGGAAGGCGGACGCGGTGTGCGCGGGTGCCATGCCGGACTTCACGGCCGCGTCGCACCCCGATCACCGTTACCGGTGCCACCATCCTGTGCAGGAGGGTCAGTCGACGCGCGACCTGGTCACGCAGGCGCTGTCCGCCTCGCCGGCCGCCGCCACGGCCGACGTCCCGCTCGAGCACACCAGGGAGCCTTGA
- a CDS encoding dihydrodipicolinate synthase family protein has protein sequence MSIPTPLAGVVPPVCTPLTPAREVDVPSLIRLVDHLVEGGVHGLFVLGSSSEAAYLTDAHRRLVVSTVVSHVGGQLPVLAGAIDMTTPRVLDHVEYAASAGADAVVVTAPFYTRTHPAEIARHFRVLAARSPLPVFAYDLPMSVHTKLSPELVLELAADGVLAGLKDSSGDLAGFRSVVMGARSHPGITGFSVLTGSELVVDSALALGADGVVPGLANVDPEGYVRLYRLCRDGDWGRARAEQERLCALFGIVGVGDPARMGGSSAGLGAFKAGLYLRGVIDCPVTAEPQVALSEGEVERVGKYLAAAGLL, from the coding sequence ATGTCGATCCCCACCCCGCTGGCCGGTGTCGTTCCGCCCGTCTGCACGCCCCTGACACCGGCCCGCGAGGTGGACGTCCCCTCCCTCATCAGGCTCGTGGACCACCTGGTGGAGGGCGGGGTGCACGGTCTGTTCGTGCTCGGCTCCTCCTCCGAGGCCGCGTATCTCACGGACGCGCACCGGCGGCTCGTCGTCTCCACCGTCGTCTCGCACGTCGGCGGGCAGCTTCCCGTGCTTGCCGGGGCGATCGACATGACGACGCCGCGGGTGCTGGACCACGTGGAGTACGCGGCCTCGGCCGGCGCCGACGCGGTCGTGGTGACCGCCCCCTTCTACACCCGCACCCACCCCGCCGAGATCGCCCGCCACTTCCGCGTCCTCGCCGCACGCTCGCCCCTGCCCGTCTTCGCCTACGACCTTCCGATGTCCGTCCACACCAAGCTGAGCCCCGAGCTGGTGCTCGAACTCGCCGCCGACGGTGTCCTCGCCGGCCTCAAGGACTCCAGCGGGGACCTGGCAGGCTTCCGCTCCGTCGTCATGGGCGCCCGCTCGCATCCCGGCATCACCGGCTTCAGTGTGCTGACCGGGTCCGAGCTCGTCGTCGACTCCGCGCTCGCGCTGGGGGCCGACGGGGTCGTGCCCGGGCTGGCGAATGTCGACCCCGAGGGGTACGTGCGGCTGTACCGGCTCTGCCGGGACGGGGACTGGGGGCGTGCTCGGGCCGAGCAGGAACGGTTGTGTGCGTTGTTCGGGATCGTGGGGGTTGGGGATCCGGCGCGGATGGGGGGTAGTTCCGCCGGGCTCGGAGCCTTCAAGGCGGGGCTGTATCTGCGGGGGGTCATCGACTGTCCGGTCACGGCGGAGCCGCAGGTTGCGTTGTCGGAGGGGGAGGTTGAGCGGGTGGGGAAGTATCTGGCGGCGGCGGGGTTGCTGTAG